In the Phaeobacter gallaeciensis genome, one interval contains:
- a CDS encoding DUF1992 domain-containing protein, with amino-acid sequence MIRAFRKLIEDQIRSASARGQLSGLEGEGKPLPDRTGQELVDPGLAAGLRVMAEAGAVPEEFTLKKELDAARAEYATLTDTEERRAAMARIADLELRWGMARDARKSFFR; translated from the coding sequence ATGATACGGGCCTTTCGCAAACTCATCGAAGATCAGATCCGCTCGGCCAGTGCCCGGGGACAGCTCTCGGGCCTTGAGGGCGAAGGCAAACCCCTGCCCGACCGCACCGGACAGGAGCTGGTTGACCCCGGCCTTGCGGCGGGATTGCGGGTGATGGCCGAGGCAGGCGCGGTTCCCGAAGAATTCACGCTCAAGAAAGAACTCGACGCAGCCCGGGCAGAATACGCCACCCTGACTGATACAGAGGAGCGCCGCGCCGCCATGGCCCGCATCGCCGATCTGGAACTGCGCTGGGGCATGGCGCGGGATGCGCGCAAATCCTTCTTCCGTTAG
- the secG gene encoding preprotein translocase subunit SecG, with amino-acid sequence MENVVLIIHLLLALGLIAVVLLQRSEGGGLGMGGGGGGGAMTGRAAATALSKVTWILAAAFIVTSITLTVLAAQKSAGSSVADRIVAPAGDDGAETAPAAPLGSDLLPPAEGDNAPLVPSAD; translated from the coding sequence ATGGAAAACGTTGTACTGATCATCCATCTTCTTCTGGCTCTGGGCCTGATTGCTGTCGTTCTGCTGCAACGGTCCGAAGGCGGCGGCCTTGGCATGGGCGGCGGTGGCGGTGGCGGCGCAATGACCGGCCGCGCTGCAGCAACGGCGCTGAGCAAAGTGACCTGGATCCTCGCAGCGGCCTTCATCGTTACCTCGATCACCCTGACCGTTCTGGCGGCCCAGAAATCCGCAGGTTCTTCGGTTGCTGACCGCATCGTTGCACCCGCTGGCGATGACGGCGCAGAGACGGCACCGGCGGCGCCCCTTGGCAGCGACCTGCTGCCTCCGGCAGAAGGCGACAACGCACCGCTGGTACCCAGCGCCGACTAA
- a CDS encoding CTP synthase, with translation MARFIFITGGVVSSLGKGLASAALGALLQARGYSVRLRKLDPYLNVDPGTMSPFEHGEVFVTDDGAETDLDLGHYERFTGVPARKTDSISSGRIYTNVLEKERRGDYLGKTIQVIPHVTNEIKDFISIGEDEVDFMLCEIGGTVGDIEGLPFFEAIRQFSQDKPRGQCIFMHLTLLPYIKASGELKTKPTQHSVKELRSIGLAPDILVCRSEGPIPKKEREKLALFCNVRPDSVIAAQDLKSIYEAPLAYHREGMDQAVLDAFGIAPAPKPNLMRWDDVADRIYNPEGEVKVAIVGKYTQLEDAYKSIAEALTHGGMANRVKVKIEWVDAELFDREDATPHLQGFHAILVPGGFGERGTEGKIKAAQYAREHNVPYLGICLGMQMAVIEAARNVAGITEAGSEEFDHEAGKKRFEPVVYHLKEWVQGNHKVSRKADDDKGGTMRLGAYDATLAEGSKVAEVYGSTHIEERHRHRYEVDIKYKDQLEACGLKFSGMSPDGRLPEIVEWSDHPWFIGVQFHPELKSKPFAPHPLFKDFVRAAKETSRLV, from the coding sequence ATGGCGCGATTTATCTTTATCACTGGTGGCGTTGTTTCATCGCTTGGCAAAGGGCTGGCATCTGCAGCCCTTGGCGCATTGTTGCAGGCACGCGGCTACTCCGTTCGCCTGCGCAAGCTGGATCCGTATCTGAACGTCGATCCCGGCACGATGAGCCCCTTTGAACACGGCGAGGTCTTCGTCACCGACGATGGCGCAGAAACCGACCTCGACCTTGGTCACTACGAGCGGTTCACTGGCGTACCGGCGCGCAAGACCGACTCGATTTCATCGGGCCGCATCTACACCAACGTGCTGGAGAAGGAGCGCCGTGGCGACTACCTCGGCAAGACCATTCAGGTGATCCCGCACGTCACCAACGAGATCAAGGACTTCATCTCGATCGGCGAGGACGAGGTCGATTTCATGCTTTGCGAGATCGGCGGCACCGTGGGTGACATCGAAGGCCTGCCCTTCTTCGAAGCAATCCGTCAGTTCAGCCAGGACAAACCGCGCGGTCAGTGTATCTTCATGCATCTGACCCTGCTGCCCTATATCAAGGCATCGGGCGAGCTGAAAACCAAGCCAACCCAGCACTCGGTGAAGGAACTGCGCTCCATCGGTCTGGCGCCTGACATTCTCGTCTGCCGCTCCGAAGGCCCTATTCCGAAGAAAGAGCGCGAGAAGCTCGCATTGTTCTGCAACGTGCGCCCCGACAGCGTCATCGCCGCGCAGGATCTGAAATCCATCTACGAGGCGCCGCTGGCCTACCACCGCGAGGGCATGGATCAGGCGGTTCTGGATGCCTTCGGCATTGCCCCGGCCCCCAAACCCAATCTGATGCGCTGGGACGATGTGGCCGACCGCATCTACAACCCCGAAGGCGAAGTGAAGGTTGCCATCGTGGGCAAATACACCCAGCTGGAAGACGCTTATAAGTCCATCGCCGAGGCCCTGACCCACGGCGGCATGGCCAACCGCGTCAAGGTCAAGATCGAGTGGGTCGACGCCGAACTGTTCGACCGTGAGGACGCCACGCCGCACCTGCAGGGGTTCCACGCGATTCTGGTACCCGGCGGATTTGGCGAACGCGGAACCGAAGGCAAGATCAAGGCGGCCCAATATGCACGCGAGCATAATGTTCCCTATCTGGGGATCTGCCTCGGCATGCAGATGGCGGTAATCGAGGCCGCCCGCAATGTGGCCGGGATCACCGAGGCCGGTTCTGAGGAATTCGACCACGAGGCAGGCAAGAAACGGTTTGAACCCGTCGTCTATCACCTCAAGGAATGGGTACAGGGCAACCACAAGGTCAGTCGCAAGGCCGATGACGACAAGGGTGGCACCATGCGTCTGGGCGCCTATGATGCCACGCTGGCCGAAGGCTCCAAAGTGGCCGAAGTCTATGGCAGCACCCACATCGAGGAACGTCATCGCCACCGCTATGAGGTGGACATCAAATACAAGGACCAGCTGGAAGCCTGCGGGCTGAAATTCTCCGGCATGTCACCGGATGGCCGCCTGCCGGAAATCGTGGAATGGTCCGACCATCCCTGGTTCATCGGCGTGCAGTTCCACCCGGAACTGAAATCCAAACCCTTTGCGCCGCACCCCCTGTTCAAGGACTTCGTGCGCGCGGCCAAGGAAACCTCGCGTCTGGTTTAA